The proteins below are encoded in one region of Thermococcus peptonophilus:
- a CDS encoding diacylglycerol/polyprenol kinase family protein, with translation MSIRSELKRKALHLTGLTVPAIYLCCGKTTTLVFIGFAFVLFVVLEPFRIIEEWRDRIKYRLLNMYPSPELGRGIELIENHIEAITRPHERERVAAHIYFAAASFIVVYFFPMKVAVGAITVATLGDALAAIIGKSLGRHRFSNGKSLEGSLAYFVTALLVLIPLVGFAPALIGAAVGTIVEFYNVPPDDNFSNQLAVAVAVYLASVVV, from the coding sequence GTGAGCATAAGAAGCGAGCTGAAGCGTAAGGCGCTCCATCTCACTGGACTTACGGTGCCTGCCATTTATCTCTGCTGTGGCAAGACCACAACGCTTGTTTTCATAGGTTTTGCTTTTGTTCTCTTCGTCGTGCTTGAGCCATTCAGGATAATTGAAGAATGGAGGGATAGGATAAAGTACCGCCTTCTGAATATGTATCCTTCCCCCGAGCTGGGCAGGGGAATTGAGCTTATAGAAAACCATATTGAGGCTATAACGAGACCCCATGAGCGTGAGAGGGTTGCGGCTCACATTTACTTTGCGGCCGCTTCGTTCATAGTTGTGTATTTCTTCCCGATGAAGGTGGCGGTGGGCGCCATAACCGTTGCAACTCTGGGGGATGCCCTGGCCGCTATAATCGGTAAAAGCCTCGGGAGGCACCGCTTCTCAAATGGTAAGAGCCTTGAGGGGAGCTTGGCATACTTCGTTACAGCCCTGCTGGTTTTAATCCCTCTTGTGGGGTTTGCTCCCGCTTTAATTGGTGCGGCCGTCGGCACTATTGTGGAGTTCTACAACGTTCCACCCGATGATAACTTTTCAAACCAGCTGGCCGTTGCAGTTGCAGTGTATTTGGCATCGGTGGTAGTTTGA
- a CDS encoding HAD family hydrolase, with the protein MLVITDLDDTLCNTWAAGKKALLRTLLFLFRRRKLRAIAYFLLKKYRRFESSEAVHLMDLDELVETVFRDVYPDASDDEIGEVVSFVERTFFDHLSLFPDALPFLSGLKELGAKIVLVTDSSTEWQRKKLELLGISKYFDGIIISGETGHSKLEDYNFRLALQKFPSSEVYVVGDRDETDMRGGRAIGATTILVRRGYFKSRKVRFADYVVNSLLEALEVIEREHKKRAEA; encoded by the coding sequence ATGCTGGTAATCACCGACCTCGATGATACCCTCTGCAACACGTGGGCGGCGGGAAAAAAGGCCCTCCTTAGGACGCTTCTGTTCCTGTTCAGGAGAAGAAAGCTCCGGGCCATAGCGTACTTCCTGCTAAAAAAGTACCGTCGTTTTGAAAGCTCTGAGGCAGTCCACCTGATGGATTTGGATGAGCTTGTTGAAACCGTCTTTAGGGACGTTTACCCAGATGCTTCTGACGATGAAATCGGGGAAGTTGTGTCCTTTGTTGAGCGCACATTCTTTGACCATCTCAGTCTTTTCCCCGATGCCCTGCCGTTTCTCTCCGGTCTGAAGGAACTCGGAGCAAAAATCGTCCTCGTGACAGACTCATCAACTGAGTGGCAGAGGAAAAAACTTGAACTCCTCGGTATCTCCAAGTACTTTGATGGAATCATAATAAGCGGTGAAACCGGCCACAGCAAGCTCGAGGACTACAACTTCAGGCTTGCCCTTCAAAAGTTTCCCTCCAGCGAGGTCTACGTTGTTGGTGACCGTGACGAGACTGACATGCGCGGAGGTAGGGCGATTGGGGCCACTACCATACTGGTTCGCAGGGGCTACTTTAAGTCCCGAAAAGTCAGGTTCGCTGATTACGTTGTGAACAGCCTTCTTGAGGCCCTGGAGGTGATAGAGCGTGAGCATAAGAAGCGAGCTGAAGCGTAA
- a CDS encoding TIGR00304 family membrane protein, with protein sequence MRGEELVLAGIALIFLGFILVFIGTLLSAFSGETDVEGGGVIMIGPIPIVFGTGRGVTLAMILAVLLMVLWIIGTLLARRG encoded by the coding sequence ATGAGAGGCGAAGAACTCGTACTGGCGGGGATAGCCCTGATATTTCTGGGGTTCATCCTAGTGTTCATCGGGACTCTGCTATCCGCCTTCAGCGGTGAGACGGACGTTGAGGGCGGTGGGGTCATAATGATAGGCCCCATTCCAATAGTCTTTGGGACTGGGAGAGGCGTCACCCTGGCCATGATTCTGGCGGTGCTCCTGATGGTTCTGTGGATAATAGGTACTCTTCTCGCAAGGAGGGGATGA